From a single Arachis hypogaea cultivar Tifrunner chromosome 3, arahy.Tifrunner.gnm2.J5K5, whole genome shotgun sequence genomic region:
- the LOC112781543 gene encoding L-type lectin-domain containing receptor kinase IX.1-like translates to MVNFVVLLVIVIIMHVANAQIRSFNFNKNFNPAQSPELNPDGDATYSQSFDHIQLTGKTDNAKGLGRITTKPMHLMKNNSEQRYDFTTNFTFVVISNKTYHGEGLAFFIASHMLPIKKHGMNGGGLGLVQPCHPHPDEYSFVAVEFDTNSDPWDPIGPEPHVGIDINSMISTKYSKWPADFSDITNVYNCSVVYSAGSRRLDVYFTGGSFNGPVPKNLSSHLDLTDYLKDPVTLGISASTQNYTVQFRLLSWSFIAKLSTPSNAGDDNRKREKLKQGLEIGTAWFLSLLVLVLVLDFIRKRGRRKHELDPMDHEFQTGPQRISYNILVSATNNFEEAKKLGKGGFGGVYKGYFKDTDSYAAVKKISADSRQGIKEYAAEVKIISQLRHRNLVRLTGWCHKKNDFILIYEYMPNGSLDSCLFDGVGFLSWQVRYSIALGLASALLYLQEGWEQCVLHRDIKSSNIMLDSDFNAKLGDFGLARLVNHEKGSRTTVTAGTLGYIAPEYMKTGKVGKESDIYSFGVVLLEIACGKKAIHHIEMEGRVTQVSLVEWVWELYGLRSITAAADPNLCVAFDVQQMECMLVVGLWCAHPDCQCRPSIRQVLKVLNFDAPLPILPQRMPILPPYLPLSTNEVFFTAISIQNCYIDN, encoded by the coding sequence AGGGATTAGGAAGAATCACAACCAAGCCTATGCATCTTATGAAAAACAATTCAGAACAAAGATATGACTTCACTACCAATTTTACCTTTGTTGTTATCTCAAACAAGACCTACCATGGAGAAGGTTTGGCATTCTTCATAGCAAGCCATATGCTGCCAATTAAGAAACATGGTATGAACGGTGGAGGGCTTGGTCTTGTGCAACCTTGTCACCCTCACCCAGATGAGTACTCTTTTGTGGCTGTGGAGTTTGACACTAACTCAGATCCTTGGGACCCAATAGGCCCAGAGCCACATGTGGGAATAGATATCAATTCTATGATTTCCACCAAGTACAGCAAATGGCCTGCAGATTTCTCAGACATAACCAATGTTTACAACTGCAGTGTCGTATACAGCGCCGGAAGCAGGCGTCTCGACGTTTACTTCACCGGAGGATCCTTCAATGGCCCTGTACCAAAAAACCTTTCAAGCCACTTGGATCTCACTGATTACTTAAAAGATCCTGTTACTCTTGGCATTTCAGCTTCAACACAGAATTATACTGTTCAATTTAGACTGCTTTCATGGTCATTCATTGCAAAGTTATCAACACCAAGTAATGCCGGTGATGACAACAGAAAACGGGAGAAATTGAAGCAAGGACTAGAAATTGGCACTGCTTGGTTTTTGAGTTTGTTAGTGTTGGTCCTGGTCTTGGATTTCATAcgcaagagaggaagaagaaaacatgaaCTCGATCCTATGGATCATGAATTCCAAACTGGACCTCAGAGGATCAGTTACAACATATTGGTGTCTGCCACAAATAACTTTGAAGAGGCGAAGAAGCTCGGAAAAGGCGGCTTTGGTGGTGTTTATAAAGGATATTTCAAAGATACAGACTCTTATGCTGCTGTAAAGAAGATATCAGCAGATTCAAGGCAAGGGATAAAGGAATATGCAGCTGAAGTGAAGATCATCAGCCAATTGAGACACAGGAATTTGGTTAGACTTACTGGTTGGTGTCACAAGAAGAATGACTTCATCCTGATATATGAATACATGCCAAATGGAAGCTTGGATTCTTGTCTTTTCGACGGAGTAGGCTTCTTGTCTTGGCAGGTAAGGTACAGCATAGCTTTGGGATTGGCATCAGCATTGCTGTATTTGCAAGAAGGGTGGGAACAGTGTGTGCTTCACAGGGACATTAAATCAAGCAACATAATGTTGGACTCAGATTTCAATGCTAAGCTTGGGGATTTTGGATTGGCCAGGCTTGTGAATCATGAGAAAGGTTCAAGGACCACAGTGACTGCTGGCACACTTGGTTACATAGCACCAGAATACATGAAAACAGGAAAAGTTGGGAAGGAATCTGATATATACAGTTTTGGGGTTGTTTTGTTGGAGATAGCATGCGGCAAAAAGGCTATTCATCACATAGAGATGGAGGGTCGTGTGACTCAAGTTTCATTGGTAGAGTGGGTTTGGGAGCTGTATGGGTTGAGAAGCATCACAGCAGCAGCAGATCCAAATCTATGTGTTGCATTTGATGTTCAACAAATGGAATGTATGCTTGTTGTTGGTCTTTGGTGTGCTCATCCAGATTGCCAATGCAGGCCTTCTATAAGGCAAGTGTTGAAGGTTCTTAACTTTGATGCTCCTTTACCCATTCTTCCACAAAGGATGCCTATTCTACCACCCTATCTTCCTCTATCAACAAATGAGGTCTTTTTTACTGCTATATCAATCCAGAATTGCTATATAGATAACTGA